The Natranaerobius trueperi DNA window TTGTAAGTGCTTGTGCTACACCACTTTCTTCATTACTACCAACAATAGTATCTGCCACTTCTTTTAATTGTGGCCTTGCATTAGCTACCGCTACACCAAGACCAGCTTTTTTTACCATTGGAATGTCATTTAAACTATCACCTATTGCTAGAGTGTTTTCTAATGAAACTCCGTGTTTCTTAGCTAAAAAAGAAACCGCATTCCCTTTATTAGCTTCACTATGAGTTATTTCTAAAAAAGTGCTCTTTGATTGAGTTATCAATAGATCATCTCCAAAAAACTGCTCTAGTTCAACATTTAATCTATTAACCATATCCTCATTAGCTACAATAGTTAGTTTAGTTGGAGCAATATCCGAATACTTTTTAATATAAGTCTCTAAATCACCAACAGCTCTACAAGGTACCTCCGCAATCTTTGTATAGTATTCTGTTAATTCATTTTCCTCTTTTACTAACAATTCATCATCTATATATAGATTTAATTGAAGGTCTTTATCGTGACATAACCTTATAATCTGTAGCGTATAATCTATTGGAACTGGTTGATGGTATAATACCTCCCCAGTTTTAGCTTTTTTTATTAATGCTCCATGATAAGTTATAAGTGGTAAGTCCATTTCTAACTCTTTTGCATAAGGAAGAGCAGAACGAAACATTCGTCCTGTCGCTAAAGTGATAAATTTACCTCGTTCAATCACTTCTTTTATGCGTAATTTATTATCACTTGTAATATTTAAATCACTATCTATAAGAGTATCATCAACATCTATAGCAATAAACCGGTACACTTTAATTCCCCTCCTAGATAATCACTAAAAAATCAAACTGCTTTTATCTTATCATTTTTTATTTTATTTGTCATGTTAACTTAACACCCCAATTTAAAAAGAGTTTAACTGATTTAACATTATAACTTCATCATAAATTGCATCTTCTGCATCTTTCGGTGTTATAACATCTAATTCAACCATCCTTTGTAATACTAATTGCTGTCTTCTAGTTGCATGACTCCAAGATGAAACCGGTGAATATAAACTCGGTGCTTGAACAATTCCAGCTAATAAGGATGCTTCTTGTAATGATAGATATTCAACACTTTGATTAAAATAATCATTAGAAGCTTGTTCTACACCATAATTACCATTTCCAAAATACACTTGATTTAAATACATTTCAAGGATTTCATCTTTTGTATAATGTTCTTCTAACTTAATAGCCAAAGCAAACTCTAATAATTTTCGATCTAAACTTTGGTCATGACCTAAAAACAAGTTACGAGCCAATTGTTGTGTAATTGTACTTCCACCTTGGCGTATTTCGCGGTTTGTTAAATTAACCCACATAGCTCTTGCGATTCCCTTTAAATCATATCCTGAATGATCATTAAACCTAGCATCTTCAATAGCTATAAATGCTCTTTTTAGATCTTTTGGTATTTCATCTAACGATTTATATTGAATGTCACGTTCTTCTAAGCCTAATACCATCAAGTCGTCTTCTAATAAATGAATTACTTTATCTTGTTTATATATAGGTTCAGGGTTCATAAAATCTACATAATAAGGTGACCTAGGATGAGTTATAATTTGTTCTAAACCACAACTCACTAAACTAAAAGCAATTAGAAAAAGTGTCAAAAAACCAACTAGGGCCTTACCCCAAAAGGATATTTTCATTTATTCTATCACCTTTTCTTTTAATTTTTCAGGTGCTATCACTGAAATGTACCCTTTATCAGTTTTTACTATCCCTTCATTTTTCAAAGAAGATAATACTCTTGTAATACTCTCTCTTGATGTACCAACCATACTTGCAAGCTCTTGGTGAGTAGCAGATATTAAAACTTCAGTGTTGTTTTCACAGAAAGCACAATCTTCTTCTTTTACTAAATTAAATAACATGCTTACAGTTCTAAAATAGGTATCTTTCAATGCAAGATCAGCCACTCTTGCTTGTGCTTTTCTTAACCTTTTACCTAATAATCTCATCATTTTGAGAGCGACATGTGGATTTCCTACTAAATATTCATCAAAACGTTCTTTAGTAATAACTCCAACGATAGTATCTTCCATTACCTCAGCAGTCGCTGGGTAGGGACCATCATCAAATAAGACAACTTCTCCAAAAATATTTCCACTTTTCATTATGTGAAGTATCTGTTCACGACCGTCATAAGAATCTTTTGCAATTTTCACTTTTCCTTTTTTAACATAAAACATTGCTTCTGCAGGCTCACCTTGATAAAAAATAAAACTTCCTTGTGAAAATTCCCTTAATGATGCTAAACCAGCAAATTTTTTCAATTCAGATATGCTCAAATGAGAAAAGATATCTATTTTTTTAAACTTGCTAAAACGAAATCATTATCAGACATAGTCCTCCCCCCCTATTTCATCACATGTTTTTCTTGAGGTGTACTAATAAATTTTGAACAGCTTTTTTATTCATTGACGGTAACTCTAATAATTGTTTTTCATCCGCATTCTTTATTTCATCTATTGATGAAAAGGTTTGAAGTAACTCTTTTTTTCTACGTTCTCCAATTTCTGGGATCCCATCTAAAACTGACTTTTTCATAGCTTTACCTCTTTTTTTTCTATGATATGTTACAGCAAACCTATGTGCTTCATCTCTTACCCGTTGTAGAAGTTTTAATGCTTCTGAATCCATTGGAAAATTCATTGGTTGTGATTTACCGGGTACAAATACCTCTT harbors:
- a CDS encoding HAD family hydrolase, producing the protein MYRFIAIDVDDTLIDSDLNITSDNKLRIKEVIERGKFITLATGRMFRSALPYAKELEMDLPLITYHGALIKKAKTGEVLYHQPVPIDYTLQIIRLCHDKDLQLNLYIDDELLVKEENELTEYYTKIAEVPCRAVGDLETYIKKYSDIAPTKLTIVANEDMVNRLNVELEQFFGDDLLITQSKSTFLEITHSEANKGNAVSFLAKKHGVSLENTLAIGDSLNDIPMVKKAGLGVAVANARPQLKEVADTIVGSNEESGVAQALTRFVLSESRREMNGTNRN
- a CDS encoding transglycosylase domain-containing protein, translating into MKISFWGKALVGFLTLFLIAFSLVSCGLEQIITHPRSPYYVDFMNPEPIYKQDKVIHLLEDDLMVLGLEERDIQYKSLDEIPKDLKRAFIAIEDARFNDHSGYDLKGIARAMWVNLTNREIRQGGSTITQQLARNLFLGHDQSLDRKLLEFALAIKLEEHYTKDEILEMYLNQVYFGNGNYGVEQASNDYFNQSVEYLSLQEASLLAGIVQAPSLYSPVSSWSHATRRQQLVLQRMVELDVITPKDAEDAIYDEVIMLNQLNSF
- a CDS encoding Crp/Fnr family transcriptional regulator; amino-acid sequence: MSISELKKFAGLASLREFSQGSFIFYQGEPAEAMFYVKKGKVKIAKDSYDGREQILHIMKSGNIFGEVVLFDDGPYPATAEVMEDTIVGVITKERFDEYLVGNPHVALKMMRLLGKRLRKAQARVADLALKDTYFRTVSMLFNLVKEEDCAFCENNTEVLISATHQELASMVGTSRESITRVLSSLKNEGIVKTDKGYISVIAPEKLKEKVIE